CTTCCATTTCGCGTAGAACCCACCTCGGCTTCAATCAAGCGGTGCCACTGCCACCTTTTGAAACTAAAAAATTCCTATGATATTGGTACTCCCCTGTGGCTGTGATCCGTTTGCAGACGTTCAAGAACTAGGTATTAATTAACTAATGGCTGTGGAAACTGAGGTCGCAACTCCTCCAGAATTGGCTCTTGCCGATATCGATATCAATTGGGCTAGGTATTTATCTTTCACTCTTTGATGACACAAAAAATATCACAAAAAGCTTCGAGTATTTTGCTTTGCATGGGGTTTTACTATTTTCTCGCTTGAGCATTTTAATTGTCTAATAACTTGGATGGGATTGGTTCAGGTTGGACAAGACAAGGTTTCACATAATCGGGGCTGTACTGTTTACTGCTCAGCAAGCCCTACTACATCCAACTGCAGTAGTGAAGACCGGAATGCAAGTAGCTGACTCTGGTCTCTCTCACACGGGTGGAATCTTTATATTCAGACATATACTGAGGAATGATGGTATTCCTTGTCTTTTTAGAGGTTTTGGCACGTCTGCCATTGGTTCATTACCTCGTAGAGTACTTAGATTGACATCACTTGAAATGTCGAAAGATATGATGTTGAAATACGCTCAAGGGCTAGATATGCATTGCAAATGGAATGGCAGGCATGTTATCAAATCTCGTTTCTTGTGTGTACTTTGTACCTTTGGATGTGGTAGGTAGCATTAGTGCATTAGTTCTTTACCATACTTCTTGTACTTTAGGGGCGGTCACAGATCAATTCTGTTAAAATCAGATTACaactaattaaaattaaacttggttttaaattgcattgaaATTATCCTTCTGTGATTTGATTTaggtttatattttttaataatcgtGAATCGGTGGTTCTGAACCGAATTAAATCGATAATTTCGAATCGAAttaaatcgatgatttaaatataaaaaaattcaataaatatattatcttactcctaattcatttatatatatcattaattctctacacaattattctctacattttctttaattcttaatatatttttaatttttctcaaattttttaaataattattttctacactcattttaattttcaatactctctcaattttcctactttattattttatatacttactgaaattttcaatattatctcaattactttgttattactttaaatcctcaataaaaatttcaatactctttattttaattttttttttctttcatattttttaattatcaattattatataatttaaaaaaaaaggcaaGTAATAGAACTATAAATTTTTATTCTTCTAAATCCTAAACGGAtatttaggcaaaattaagttcatacactttttgttaatttctttaaaaaaaattaatttcatctctagttttttaattaGGTTCAactctttatttattaaattttttttaaagataaattattttatttctttcaattttcctactttattattttatatacttactgaaatttttaatattatctcaattactttgttattactttaaatcctcaataaaattttcaatactctctattttaatttttttttctcttctatattttttaattatcaattattatataatttttaaaaaaaggcaagtaatagaactaaaaatttttaTTCATCTAAATCCTAAACGGAtatttaggcaaaattaagttcatatactttttgttaatttatttaaaaaaaaattaatttcatctctagttttttcAATTAGGTTCAactctttatttattaaatttttcttaaaggtaaattattttttttttattttattttgattgaaagatttctaagaaaaattaaaatatttttacaaatataacttaaattttgaattaataaaatttttctctaattttttttgtctaaactACCCTTAAACCATCCTTAAACCGCTTCCAAACCGTCCTCCAAACTTTATTTAACGTTTCTTTTTCGAACCGCCTTTTAAATCATTTTAAACCGGGGACTCAAATCGGAACCGGCGGTTCAGGAACTGTCTTCCAAACCGTCCCCTGACGGCTTGGTTCAaattcatgatttcattgaacctaaacCGGCGGTTCCTGAATCGTAGCCGCCCTTATTGTGGTTTGTTTGAGCTTTTATTTATCTTCAATGATCACACCAccctaaagaaagaaaggaagaaaagataTTTCTGCTACTGTACATGTTTGGTTTAGCGGTTGAATATAATCTGGAGTGTGGGTGaataatttttagtttttttttgcaatgaattgattttttttttctgtcttGCTTCTATCAAGAGGAGAATCGCTTTACGTTTTCAGCTTGTTTGGTGAAGCAGGCCAGCTGTAGTTGGATCTGCATGTTCTTGTTTGAAGAGTATGAGTGGTCTTTCTTGAGGGGCTAGCAAATCTTTGTCCAGATATGGCTATGAAACAGCGAGAGGGAGTAAAAGTCAAATGGGTGGTACTTTGTGGGGTTGTGCTGATAATCCATATGGCCACCCAGAAGGCGCGAGTGAGTCACCAAAGAGCTCTGTCACCTCCTCTCTCTACCGATTAATGTTATGGTTTGTTACCTTACCAACCTAAGGGTTTGTGTGCTTTCTTTTTGAATGCTTGATACAGCCTTCTTCTCCTCTAGGGTTGATAAAGTAGAGGACTCTTTATCTGGCCTATGGcttttatgttcctcttgtgcTTCTTTATGTGTTTGACTCTTCAGAGGCTTCTTAGAGATGCCGATGAAAATTATCACACGTTGCAATGGTGGTGGCGATTGCATTTTTGCTGATTTAGGCAATCTCTTCCAACCCAGTTTAGGGTTTTCTTGTTCCTTCGCTTGGGCTTCTTGTATTTGAGTTTAGCATTCATCTTCTAGTTACTAGGTTTGGCAGTATTTGAATTATGATCTTTTTAATTATTGGGCTTAGTTTGCTTTATATGTTTGTATTTGACTCTTTGCCTTCTATTTAATTGTCAGAAATATATTTGaccttctataaaaaaaaaaaaagccattgtTACTGTTAGTTATCTATATGTAGTTGTTACtaatacatataaaatgattagtAATACTATAtatgatataatttattttattattaaaataaaatataaaattataaatttattatattatattatttattttattattaaaataaatacataattattaatttaatatattttattatttattatattattaaaataaaaaatataattaatgatttattatgtcatattattcattttattattgaaataagaaaacaattaaattccttaaaaaataaaataattaaataattttaaaaatatggttataaaataataaaataattattattgttgataaagaaaaaaattataattttaagttcttagaaaaaaactttattttttataataaataaatattttatgttttatgttattaatagaatatattttaataaaattgtgaTATGCTAATTAAAGTGTTaatattgtaaattaaaaaaatattaataatattgatttttgaattatatGAAAATGATAATGtagtttgaataaaaaataaaattaaatcagcTACAACCAATGAGAAACAGCTCTGAAAATAGAGTTAacacaaactgcagctgatgagTATCATATTAGTTACCTATAACTAATAAATTTTGGTGCTTGGATACTTTGTGCAAAGTTTTGGCTATGCTGAATATTTGGTTCATGCTCTTGAAGCATCGATTCACATGTTATTTTGTTTTTAACTGTCAATTTCATATTTCTGTCATTTAATTCCCTAGAGATTCTCTGTTTTGCAAAAAGTATTTTCTACTCCTCTGCTCCCCAGTTTTCCCAGTGTGCAAAGCTTTTATTCTATCTTGTAGATAACCAGATGCCTGGTTACTGTTTGAACTAATTCTAAACAGAAAATATAGAATCTTGTTTGCAACTGCAAGGAATCACTTCAATCtgcctttttctttcttcttcttctttaaattCCAAATTCCAAATTCCAAATTATTACATAATTCATATAAACATCAGTTAATGATATGCTTTTGTTTTTTGCTTTCTTTCAGAGAGATTATCTATGAAGCAAGTATAACGGCTCAAGGCAAATGATGTACAAATAGGCAGTGATCTCAAAATTCTGTAGAGTTGGGGAAACTGATTACGAGGAGTGTTAGTCTTCTCCCAAAACGATATACCTTTCAAGTGTACTAACAGAGATCCTGAGTATGGTTAACCCCACCTCCACACCGCTCCCGCAACCCCCTCCCCCCTCTTTTATGAATGCATTTAAGTTGGACAAATAAGAAAGGTAATgttttttcaatatttattttcttATCTGTAACTTTGACGAGAATGTATCATCTAAATATTGAAAGAAACAACGATGTTTTCCCATATGGCGCGTGTCAAATTGGTTTATTACAAGAGAATCGAAGTTGAAgaaactatttaaaaaaaaaaaaaaaaaaaaccaccaaATCCAAACGTATTGAAAGTCATTGCTAGCTGTCGAGCTAAATAATCAAGAAACGAGATGGGCAACGCCATCCTCTTCACATAAGCTGCCAATTTAGCGGCAGGAAAATTCTTGCTGCCGCGAGGCTACTTATTCTTTTCCCGAACACATTTGTGACCATAAATTGGAGTCACTAATAAGTTGATTTTGCATTTCAAAGATCACATCCGCGATGGACAAATTCCCAAATTGCGACGTTGATTTCAGTTGCTGATACATAGCTTTATTGATCAGGTAAGGGTCGGCCATGTTCCAGTTTTGATCCGAAACTCAGAATCAACTGTTTTTCGTTtttcttaattttgattttgattctatttaaattaaaataatttaatgatttttaaatttaaattttgatttttttatattttttaaatatggtttgaatatatttatttttaaattaaaggtGAAGGATCAGGATTAATTATTCAAATGATTTTGATTTCAGATTTAATCAGACGGAGTTTGGTTCTAAATTCAACTCAACACAGTAGTGGTCGCTAGTTCAGTTTTTATCTAATTATAATTTGACTAGCTGCGAACATAAGCTTTAAGCGGCGGCTAAATGCCTTTAATGATGTAGGCTTGAACAATTTATAGCGACGGAGAGTTTATCGTCTTTAAACAACATATCGCTGCCAGATTCCAACAATTAGCGACCATTTGTCCTTTCCTTCCTTAAAATCCAATTTTGTGgtaatcagaaaaaaaaaaaggtaaagtaACTAATTACAGAAAGAATGCCATGCGAGAGAATCTAATCAAACGAACATGGTCATAGAATCATTAAAACACTCAAAACCAACACAAATGTATAACAAATTTTCCATGGATAATGATTTCTCCCATCATCTGCTGTGACACTGCCTGCGGCTGAAAGAGAAAAGAAACTATAAGGATTAGCAAAGAATCATAGTTGCTAAATATCCACACTTAAGGCACACGTTAGGTCCAAAAATCTGTAATAATGATTAGAGAATGGCCAATTCTTACCACACTCTCTCGTAGCATTATTGGAAGCAGAGCATAGACACAGCATTCCCTCCGTCTCTGTGTCAAATCCACAAGTACCGCCAGACTGTGAGCACCGCTCACATCCAGTATCTGGCACGCTAAAAGATAGTTTGATGCCATATACCCAATCCAAGGGCCCAATACCCTTCAAGTTATCAACGTTAACCACAGTAGTGTAATGGGTGCAGTCCAAAATATTCATGCTCATAAACTTCACCGTGTCATACCCAGTAAAACAACAAGGCGGAGAACTGTTGGTAAGCAAATGGAAGACTCTGAAAGCATTGCAGGAGCCGTATAGCTCGTCACAGGAGTGTTCAGAGAAGTTGAAGCAGAGGTTCTTGTAGTGGTTAAGAACTGGAGAGTCAATAGAGCAATTGAGGAGAGCAAAGACGGTGTCTGGAGTTGGAGGGATTATGAAAGATTGTATTTCAGTCATGATAAAGTCATGGTGAGGCTGAAGAATGGAGCACGTAGACATGGCAGGATCGTAAACCACCATAGTTTTCTTATCGTAGTCAATGTGCTGGACTTTGTAGCTACCAGAAGGGGTTATGAAGAACAAGTCATTGCTGCAGTTAAACATGCCGCGAAACTGTGGCGCCCCACACCCGTCATCGACGCCGAAGGGGTAGTGTATCTCAATGCTGCCACAGGAGGTTCTGCAGGAAGTGAGAGCGAGGGCAGGCAGTAATTGAAGTGTTGAGGCAGTGAGTATGAGAGTGAAGATGGTGAGTGGAGAATGCATTTCTTTGCTATAATTTCCCGTTATCTCAAAACATTTGATATGTGAGAATAAGGAGAGGTAAAGGGAAATATGTAATTGGAAACCAGAAAGATGGATCACTTTTGCTCCATCGGTTATAACGAAAGGAGGTTGGAGTTGATGCTTCTCCGAGATTTGCTCCATAAGTTGGGAATACTTTTTGACTGTTAAGACAGCCTGGTGCTGGGATCCACACGTTGAAATTGGGAGAAAAGTTGGCTCTCATTTTTCAAACATAGTGGCCCAGCGGCTGTGTTACCATATTCCTAAAGATTTTCTTTTAGTGCAGAGTGATATCATCGGGATTCTCTGGGAAAAAAAATATCATTGGGATTCCATTTGCATCCGAGACTCTGAGAGCTTGTTTTATTAATGCCGTCCTTACTAGGAAGATCAAATGCGAATGGACCTTTGGCTCCGTGTGTTCTGTTGCGTCCAGCTCAAAAAGCAATGGATGGTTATAATTCATAAGCTTATAAATGATAAATCATCAAAAACCCAACCAAAAACTAAAAAGCTCTATAGTCAGACAGAGTCTAATGAAAATTTCCCGCTGCAATAGCCGATGGTCGAGAAAAAAAGGTCGTACACCCTGCGACTCTGGCGGACTTTTAGACATTTACTCACGAGAAAACAGAACAGTTTGATAAATTTActgacaaaataatttttttttacataaataaatttcataaaattttgtgAATTATTTATGCTATAACTTGAATAATAACATATAATCAGGATTAAACTCCCAATTTATACAATGTTGAACTATTTATCACTCATAATAATAATTTACGGTATTTGTTCAAGAACTTGTAAATGAAGACGTACGACAAATCTAATTTAGGCGCTTGAAAAATGTTAATCTAAACTATTCCTACTCCTGACATTAATAGACGAGGGATGGCGTTCTAGTCACGTTATTAGGTAAACTAGAGAAACTAGTGCAAATGGGGGCACACATAATTGTGCTACAAACAGAGACTGGTACTGTACAAAACATTACGAGATAGGCCATCTACACTTTCCAGATCTGGTAGGGAGGTAATTAAGCCTAGTCGACATTGGTAAGGTGCCGGTATTCCTTCTTCGATGGAAGGCCAATAGTCTTGTATCCGCGGGAAAACATCCTTTTTGGCCTCATCGTTAGACAACTAGGAGATATTACCAATGGATCCCTCGGTTTCCAATTGACAGGAGTCGCGATCTTGCGCTTCGCTGCCCTCACTTTCATGAGTTTCATCCATGTTCCTGTCTGTAGGTGCTGGATAAAGAAAGCTTAGCTTGATCTACGTTATTAAATCCAAGAAATAATCGTAAATAAGAACAGATCAGTTGTATAATTACTACTTGTAAAATAGAGACGGTAATTAATTAATGTTCCTTGGTAGGCACCTTCTTGTCAGGACACGCACAACATGCAGAGCCCGACATGGGGCATTGCTCTTCCAGGGGTCTTTCTCATCTGGACCCATCTGGACCCacaatattgtgttgattaatgaACTGGCGCTTAGGATCTGCAATAATTGGGATATGTCACCTTGCTTCCTGGGGCTTATGCTTCAATGTCCTTAATCCACTCAACGCGGGAAAGAACATCATCACAGGACAAACCCAATAGCTTAACCCCTCTCTTACTTAACTCTGGAACATAACTACATAAGCAGCCATGTTGCCAAGTTCAGTGGTGCAAACTGGAGTGAAATCCCGCGCATCCAAACGAGCACTCTTATTAAACAATTATATCCACAACAACAAAAATAGAAATACATGAATAATATCCAACCTGGGTGGGAGAAAAGAATGGTCCAGGCATCTATGTATATAATCATGGAGCTTGATGACTCCATGGGTGCTTTCAACTTCATGGTTAGGAATAGTGTCCCCAAGGGTGAGTCCTGGCATTTTCAAGAGTAGAAATTAACAGAGCAAGGCTTGTGGGGCGTGGGACGTTGAGAAGAGAACTATAAAGAACGGAAGGGTCTCCAGTGCATGAAGAGAACGTGGCAAGAGTCGTGGTTAGCCGTCTTTCCACACATATTTTCTAATATTTATCTAGAAGTGCATGTTCGGGTTCCAAATGTTACCCGAGGGTTAAAATTCTTGTTTTGAGTTCGAGAGGTACCAGGTTCGAATTCCCTTAtctacaaataattttttttttctttttcagctTTGTTGCGGCAATGGTTACTAGGCACTGTAATTTTTGCCCGCGCAAAAGTTttcatacctttttttttttttttttttttttttttgtgtcctTTCTAGCTTGCCCTGATACCTAGACACTGTCATTTTTGCCCGCGCAAATGTTTTCACACCTTTTGCATTTTTTCCTATTTTTCTTTCCCTAGCTTGCCCAGAAAATAGATTAGGGTTTTCACTACCAATTGCAGCCGAGGGGTAACCAATGGATGTGTGCCAAATTCCTCAGCTTCTAAACGACACGCTCAGTTCTGATGTCAATGTCGTCCATACGGCCACAGAAGCTCTAAATCgcctctctctcctccctcacttTCCCTTCTCCCTCCTCTCCGTTGCCGCTGGTAATACAGGCTCTAGATTTTTACTATCTTTTATGGTTTTGCTTCTCTTAGAATAAATACGCAACTTCATTAAGCTTAGAAGTTATTTCAAATACTGTTTCAGTAAATTCTGATCCTATTGTTGTTTTTCTGATTCTTTATTTGAAGAAAGACTAGCATAGAACTTTTGATACATTGTCAATAGTATTTTTGTATGTGATATAAGGGGCCTCATATTTGTTTCCGTGGACTGTGCGTTTACATCTGAGAAATCATATGCGAAATGAAAATAACTCTTTTCGaggaaattggagaaaaattagtgAGAAATCAATGCGAGGCTCATAATTCTGATATTTGTTCTTCTTTTACTGATAGAATTTTGAAAAACCTGTGCTTTATTGAAGCTCAAAATGATCCAATTTAGTTGAGCCGGATTTTTTTTTGGCTgaaattttttatgaattttagaCTACATATATTTCAAGATCACCAAGTCTCAGTAACCGAGCAAAGCTGATGTGTGATATAAAGGAGCCGCATTTTTgtattttcatttttgcttgatcCAACTTTATTTGATATTCATAGGAGGTGAAAATCAAGGTCAAAGAGTTGCTGCCGCTACATACCTTAAGAACTTCACCAGGCAAAATATCAAGGGAAATGGTCCAAAGTCAAAAGTGAGCAAGGAGCTTAAGGATCATCTTATGCGAATTTTGCTTCAAGTGGAACCTGCGGTTGTAAAAGTCTTAATTGAAGTGGTAAAACACATattatgattttcttttttaGAGCATCCAATCAATCTTTTGTTGCTGTTATTTACGGAAGCATATTTTCATTGGCAGTTTCGGATCATTGTTGTTGCTGAGTTTGTTGAGCAGAATTGTTGGCCTGAACTTGTACCTGAACTACGGTCTGCTATTTGGAACAGCAATCTTATCAACAATGGTACAAGTTGTGAATGGAATACCATTAATGCCCTTACAGTTCTCCAGGCACTTATCAGACCTTTCCAGGTACTCGTTATCATCCATTCAACAAGACTTAATGTGGATAAAGCATATTTGCTACATAACGCTTAATTAATGTTTATCATCTGGTAGTACTTTCTAAACCCTAAAGTAGCTAAGGAGCCAGTGCCACCACAGCTAGAGCTAATTGCAAAAGAAATTCTTGTATCCTTGTTAGCTGTATTCCATCACCTCCTGGAGAAGGTTGCATTCTTTCCCTTCTTTTGTCATATGGTCTCAGTCCCCAGTGACATATTCTTTCCATAAGCTTCCTAATGATGGATTATATGGTGCATGAAACAGGCTTTATCTACCC
The Hevea brasiliensis isolate MT/VB/25A 57/8 chromosome 15, ASM3005281v1, whole genome shotgun sequence genome window above contains:
- the LOC110632955 gene encoding uncharacterized protein LOC110632955, which encodes MEQISEKHQLQPPFVITDGAKVIHLSGFQLHISLYLSLFSHIKCFEITGNYSKEMHSPLTIFTLILTASTLQLLPALALTSCRTSCGSIEIHYPFGVDDGCGAPQFRGMFNCSNDLFFITPSGSYKVQHIDYDKKTMVVYDPAMSTCSILQPHHDFIMTEIQSFIIPPTPDTVFALLNCSIDSPVLNHYKNLCFNFSEHSCDELYGSCNAFRVFHLLTNSSPPCCFTGYDTVKFMSMNILDCTHYTTVVNVDNLKGIGPLDWVYGIKLSFSVPDTGCERCSQSGGTCGFDTETEGMLCLCSASNNATRECAAGSVTADDGRNHYPWKICYTFVLVLSVLMIL